CTGCAATGATCGATGTTATCCATTCAGCAGCTTGGAAGCAGTCAGGAAACATATGGAGGCAAAAAGTCACTGTAAAGTGCATTatggtgatggtgatgatgaCGAGGAGGTAGAATTAGATGAATTCTATGATTATAGCAGCAGGTTAGTCTAGTTCCAACTGCATGGTTTGAATTACCTATCTTTAAAAACTATCCCTATAAAATTTGCAAGGCTTGCTGATACATCCAATCTCAAatgttctttatttttgttcAGTTATGTGGATGATCAAGGCAAGCAGCTTGTTGCATCTTGTGATGCATCTAACAATGTAGAACTTGTTGGTGGGTCTGAGCTCATAATCACCACGAAATCTGGTGAAAGAGCATCAACCAAAACACTAGGTTCCCGTGAATTTTTGCGTTATTATCGTCAAAAACCTCGGCCATCACTAGCAAATATGGCTATCACTGCTGCGTTGGCTTCAAGGTCCGCCTTTCGAACCTTGTTTTCTATTTCTTTGTAATGCTGAGGGACATTTGATGTTTCATAATTTCATTCAAGCGAATCATAGACAGATGGTGGTGAtgatccttctttttttttttttatttcaggtACAGGAGCATGGGCTTGACCACTATCCAATCAAGGGAGAAGATTGTGAGGATGAAAGTGCTGAAGGAAATGAATAGGTCAGGTGTGGACAATATGCGTACCAAGATGGCGATGAAGAGTAATGTCATCAGGAACCTGCCAAAGAATGTACCATATTAGTCCTCACTGGTAATAGTTTTACATGAGTGGTGCTGTGTATTAGTTTTTTCTATAAGGTTTCCTCATGAAATAATTTTGCATTTCTTGATCTCATGAATCATCCACAAGGTATCCATCAAAGGTAGTAGAGTGACATGATATACATGATATTTTCCAATGTGGAATTAggcattttacttttttctttgtcgTTAGGGGTATCATCAACATCTGGATGATAAGGACACATTTCTGATTGGTTCTATTTTTGGGTGGAGTGCGGCAtggagttgattttttttttttttggaaaacgaTGGAACCATAATGAgtggaaattttaattttaattttaatcctaGAGGAATTACAATTTTGCATTCTGatcgtttttttttgtttggagagGGAGATGAGGAATTGAACTAGTCTCTTGTTCTTTCGAgatattgcattttattttcaagtttAAGCTTGAGAATAATTTAGGCCTTGTTTAGCGAGGTTGcgagttttttgtttttcaaatgtaatttttaaaataaaatatgtttgacaAAAATAGAGTTTAAATGGTTTAACTCAATTTTGACACAGTTTTaccattattttcaaaatcagaaaaaaaagattttgtgaatttggtttttaattttaaaaaacccaCCATTATCCTTTCATTATCACCGTCACTTCCATTGTTTCACCGCACCACACTGCTGGTGGCAACACCATTTTGTTATTGCTATCACAATCATTATTATTGTTACTACAATCACATTATCGCCCTACTACTATTGTCACAATCATTATTACTTATTCATTATTCATGAATCTTATAGATTTAATCAAGTAGGACGGAAATGAATGTTAAAATTCCGATTCCCATATGAATTGGAAACTCTATCGGATTTGCTTATTTGAGTATTAATCACTTGATACAGTAAATTTCATAGTGATTAAGTGAAAAATCATTATTGAAGGGAATAAGTAGTCATTCATATTCTAAtcactgaattttttttatcaataattactTTACTCTCTTGGGATCTTGTATATAGTTTTGGTCAACAACGGGGATTTTGTATTGTTGGTGTGACAATTTTAACGTAGACTATTAACTTCACAAGTAGCAGGAATTAATAGAAATCCAATACGTAAAGCCAGCATCTCTTTCTGAATATTCAGATTTCATAGTAACATTTGATTGTCACGTCATTTTCATATATCATAAAGGATTAATGTGATGTCCCGTGATGgaagtttcttttcttttttggtatgAAAGGAAACACTATATAATCACTATCCCACCTCTTATGGATCCATAATTTACACCTATTAACCTTCGGCTGAATATTGTAAAAGTGTCTTTGGCAttctaaacataaaaaatgaataatttttttttcctggattaGAGATTACATGTGTTTTTCACCCCATtgaattaaagataaatttcgTTTGTGATACATAGTTACAATTAACCCAAATGGATTTTGTATTCAGTTTGAATCAAACAACATGACTTCTACCATTTGCACCAACCCTTTAGATAAAAAACTAAAtgcttgtttattttatttttttgtaagaaaggagaataaaataataagaaaaaaataaaaacaaattataagttaaaattagatCATGCATAGATTAAGATTAGttctttagaagaaaaaaaaaacttatttttcttttgtgcaAGAAAAACTTATTGTAACTTGTGCATAAGCAGTATAAAcgtttattgaaaaatttatcaaaacaaAACCTAAATATTTTCGGTCTTCAGAAATCTTCTACTTCTATATTCCACGTTCAGGAGGCAAAGACTAATTCTTACATTTGGACCACAATTTTAGAAAAGGTCctgttaaatattttaacaacatAAAGTCAAGTGGAACCAAATTGAATCCATACTGAAAAACCACTTGCAAAATTGTGCAGTTACAAATGTAAGAATTTTGTAAATGCCTCATATATGAAGTCAAGTGGGCAATTAGTAAATGGGCaaaatatagaataattttGGAGTGACATGGAAACTGTCATCTTTATGGTATTCTAAACATATCACAATCAATTAGCTATATCCATATGtacaaggaaattaaaattaaaaaaaatcattattccaTAGTTTGGCAGCAGAATGCTAGCTAAATCACTAGCCTATGAGGAAATTAACAGGCTTCTGATTGCTAGCATACACTTCCTTAGATTCAGACAGAAACTGTGATTTTAAAGctaaaagcaaaaaacaaaagaaattgagTATGTGACCACAAGGAACTGTCAAATTTATAGAGTTCTCCAATCACCACATCTCATGGTAAAAGCAACAAACAAGCTAAATGTAATATCTTTGCATGGTGAAACACAATGTTTTCCATGCCCCCTTgactttttctttcattcaattcACATGCTGCCTGCAAACATAGAGAAAGTTCATTAGTAATTTTAAGGTAATGGAACAAAAAGCCCCCAGCACCATCACTGTGAACTTCCTAGCCAGAATGAAATCTACAATTAGTTAGTAAGTTAGTTTAAGCCATCAGGGGTCTTTAACAATAAAGGATCTTCTTAAGCTGTCAACACATACCTAATTGTCATAAAAGCGGGAACGGCATCTATGGGATCTGTGAATAACATAAATGAAATAAGGATATCGAAATTCTAAAGACAACTGAAGAAAATCATTCtaactcaaagttcaaacatCAAATAACCACATAACTCTAAATCAAATACACTAAGTCACTCCTATGATAGTCAATCACATAGGATCCTTCGATAGCCATATTACTTATCACACTGAATAAATTCGAAAATGGTAGAACATGCAAACACTTGAATCAGATGAAATCTCATCATTAATGGCCCAGGGAAGTATCTTTTAAGACCAacagtaaaaagaaaaacagtaagAAAACCATACCATTCTCTTAAAATACAATAGCAAGTAAAGAACTATTGAATAATAACTTTCAAAAGCTAACTAGTACAAAATTTACAACTATAACCACTTCTTAAGTATGATATACATTGAAATGAACCACAATAAATCAGCTAGCAAATAATGAGTGAGATCATGTTTCTTTTTCAAATCAGAATATTATGCTTTACAGTAATGCACATGAAACACCATTCACTAATATGACTAGTTAGATTATTGACATCGAAGCATAGTAAAAAGAGTATGATTCTAGTAAGCTGTATAGTGTATACTGATACATAATCATGTTCATCTAGAAAGAGGAACAGTAGAAACTAGTAATTGTTTAGAATGTTGTGTTTAGAAAAATACAGCTTTAGCGCTAGAAAACTGTTTATCttgatacaaaaaaaaatagtgaacaaATTCTGCCTGCAAAGTCTTCTACTGAAATTGTCAGAGCTTAACAACCTAGAAagtaaagtaaaagtaaaaggcATGAGATGGAAATGACATTAATATTACTGTATAGTAAgagcaaaaatgaaaaaagaaggaaaagtctATGCACCTGCGATAACCACTGCTACCCCTTGAAGAGCCACTAGTACTAACAATCTCATCATCGATCTCTTCTATCCTATAATCTGCATACTCCATAGATACTACAGAACCTTCATCAGAATTAGAAGTATCATAACTTAAACGACGATTATCCCTTCTTGTATGACTGACTCTTGTCCTTCTTCTATTTCTGGATCTTCTAAAGTTGTCGAAATATAGAATACATGAGGTCCACCAGTTGCCCTCATCTCCAGGGAAGTCTTCAAACTCGTCTCTAGCATAATCATCCCCATATTCAATCACATAATCTCCTAGAACCACCCCTCTGGGGATTTCTGAATGAATAGTGCTCAAAACATCTATGATCTCTGACGATTGTTGAAAATTCTCCCAATCAAGCAGGCGGGAAGGATCAATTTTTGATGGACGTGCATGAGGGTGTTCAAGTTGAGCATGTGTCTGTAGCTCCAAGTAACTTCCCATGAAAGTGCATCGCACCTCATCACAACAACGCTTCTTCTCATCAAGATGAATGCGAGCTTTATCAACTATAACCCACCCAGAAACCTCACCTCTACACAAGGGGCAAGTCAGATTGCATTGACCATTTGATACCTCAGGATCATCACTATTTTCAGTACTTTCAGTGGAAATTGCATTAGACGCTGGAGAGGATGGCATGCCACATGAATTTTTAAAGCGATCCAAACAATTAGAGTGCAATTGATTTGTGTCACAAACAAAAGCACGACATCCTTTATCATAAAATGAACACCGAAGGAGAACACTGTTATGAGGAAAATCCAAGCATATGGGACAGACAGCATCGTCCCAACTGATATCCAATTGAATATCCTCCATACTGCTTACACTTGCAAGACCCAAAACCATATACAGGCCACTTATAGTAAAACCATATCTGTAGTAGTCAATTGCATACTCCTTATTCTTCAAAATCAAAACATGGAGATGAAAACTTGAAAATGTATCAAGCAAATTGTGTCCTGAATTTTGGAACCAGCCAAAAATGGTAAGAGACAGAAAAAATCTAGTTTAGAATCATATAGCAAAGGTACTTAATAAACTGATACTAGTTGATTGTCCAACAAACTGATATAAAGACACAACCCAAAAGCCACATTACAGTGTCATCTAAGAGAGATCACACCAGTTAAACTCCATAATCAATATCTCACCCAAATCTGAAATTTTGGGAAAGAAACCAAAGAAAACTTGTCTGCACATAAAATAGCACAAAAGCCACcatcaaagaaaaacaaaatgaacccCATCTTGAGACACATAACTTACCAGATAATAAAGCAGGTGgtccaaatgaaaaaaaaaatccaccaaCCAAATATAAGGAATTAAACCCTTCATCTAACATccaaatttttttctcaaagaaaaagaaaatagagaacccaattttcattatttatacaaaaatgaGCAAGTTGACCAATCCAAAATAAAGGGTATTCCAAAGGGATGGGAAAACtggtaaaaaaaacacacacacaaacagcTAAGAAGACATAAATTGAAGCGGACCCAGCAAACAATCAAAGAcccaaaaaagaagaagcaaaaaaagagaaaaacttcGAAAGAAAAAAGTGATCAAAGTACATTGAAAAATACAGGGTCCAAGGGAACCAAACCTTAAACACGAGAATTGATAACGGAACAGTACGATGAGGGATTGGTGTTTttctgtttcaactttcaagtgtTGTTGGGATCTTTGTGCAAATGGCGAGCGATGGCAGTTTCAGCAATCAGCACTAGTATGAAAAGGTGCGCAgcttctctctctcctttctTACCCTTCGCAAAGTGCAATTCCTCATTTTCTACCATTTTataatttgcaaaataaaaataaaatagaatttaagaatttaataaatCATCCATCGTtgcaataatttttaacaacttttaagaaaataaaataaaataaaactcaataaaattattatatatatatatatatatattataattgaatgatattataaaattattttaaagtatatcttaatatgatttatgattaaataataatataaaattgttttataaatttgttatatCAATATTAAACTCTAACAATACTgaatttggatttggatttagTTACTTAAACTAAGGCAATTTTGAAACTatcaagatattttaaaaaatttattggggtaggttatattttagaataatttttatgtattgttaacataattatttatggctcgcaataaaatataaataaaatataattatttatgtcaGTAGCTTAACATTTAGTGTCTGGCATggacattaaatttatattttataatttataagagtaatttttatattatttttaagttttatatattattaattatttaatttaaatttaaataaatataagttaataaatatttaaatatatttttatatacacacCTATTCAATTTTAAGATGATGACTATTATAGAAGGTGTTGTCTTGGATAGAATTTACTTTACTTTAGTGATGTCTTCTATGTTTCCTTTtgactttcttttaaaaaattaatttagtttttgttatttttttaattatgttattaatatgaaatatctaataattttgttgatgactaatatttattaaaaagagtAACATATGTTCACgagacaaaattttattttgtaatagattttaaatgtaattacttaattaattattacaaatagAACCAATAAGACATTAGATCGAGTGAGACACGAGTCGTTTCACTTAGGATGGATTAGTAATTAACCAAGGTGATCCGCTCGATTCTTCGACGGAGATTAATCATTAGCAAAGGTGATGAGTCTACTTCTTCAACAGAGATGAGTCATAAGCAAAGTCGATGAATACTccataacatattaattaaaatacttaaattaaagttactaaagttttaaataaatttaccaTTGATACATGTAATAGTTATCATGTAAATTTACTAATATATGTAgaaattgattgatttttttaaaaaagtattataaactcaaatcaataataataaatatttgttagtATTCAAGgtaattatatataagaaatataataatttattatcaacATAGATATTgtgaaatgatttatatttaaggTAATAGTATTACTTAATAATCCAAATCAGAGATTGTGTgcaaaaattaagataatagtATTATTTGATAATGTATATTTATCCGtttcttatattaataattaataagtaataataatttgttatcATGAATATATCACTATAATAcataaatacttaaaattattaaataataaaatataaattaaagataataaatataaattatgaaaataaattatattattattatttcgaaATGTTCAAATCATAGAAATCTTACggattataattttgaatttttaattaaagataataaatataaattatgaaaataaattatattattattatttcgaaATGTTCAAATCATAGAAATCTTACggattataattttgaatttttaatagaaatcaaaatatatacttGTAGTTTTAGTTTTGAATGTTTTAACCATAAAAAATGGATGGTAAGAATTACTACTATAAATTAGTTTGAATCAAAATATATGCTTGCATTATTAGGTTCAATattcaaatcataatttttttaattcagtcAATTTTTTAGACAATTCAGTAAttgttatgcatgattttgattttaatatagaagaataaaataatacaaacaaATGTTCAAATTGATTGCATTTAatgaagaataataaataattaaaatgaatatttcaattgattgcatttaataaaaaaataaaacaaataaaaagaaaattgattgcATTTAACGGAGAAGAATTTATATGGGATTACCCGGTGGCATCACCAATtacaataaaacatttttttatatataaactatattcgatatgatattttagttggtttttaacttttttattagttgaaatgtTCATTTGTTTGTTcagtaaacaattttttttaatagattctAATGTTGTTTGAAACGCTAATTggagtataatttttaaaacgttagcttataacttttaatttttttatattttctttcactttcatcctcaatatatttattgatttttcttgttatctttttttaattaatcatattttattatttttatgtaattttatactttttaactaGACAAACTAGTTTTATTGAACACtcctaatttaataaactagttttttaatttttaactactaGCTATCAGCTAACTTTTCAGCTAGTTTTGTTGAACATAGgataatgatattaaaaaattatattattagtatatattatttactctatattTTACAAttgcaatttttatatttattattctacAAATAAATTGTTGGTCCAAGTTAAATTAAACTAGATTCTCTTAAGCAATGTCTCAAATttgagtgaaaaattatgatcgTAAGAAGAGATCCAGGTACGTATTAGTTATCAAGAAAGTTAATGAATACTTTTTATAAATGTTATTGtggaaaaaaacatttataattcTTAGAACTTGTTGATACATATTGTTACAAAATTATTCGTGTATATAGAAAATATGACTTATTTCATATTagtaatttgtttaaaaaatatttaataattctaAAAGCAAATTATaccatattgataaaaaaaaaagttgtagttttaaagataaagtgcagttatttttattaattataaaataatgattgaaatatacacatttttataattaattatatattattttagtgatcaactttttaattaattgttattttttaaaagtacatcatttttattttagaagagATAGATTTAACAATATTAAATACTACTATTAATGTTCTTTTACGAGTTAGATTTCAATCTATGTTAGCCTTACTTAGGATATCTTCATACCATTTTTGTTCCagatttgaattttaatctaacgaattttgcttaaaaaaagcaaaaagattttacaaaagaaaaatcgTTTGGTGATCGAGTAGTCaaagtcaaaatattttttattttttaaaaacacttgATAAccctgataaaaaaataaggtttCATGAATAAGGTGGTATTTAGTTTGGTTGTTTCCTATTTTCATTctctaaaaacagaaaatggtgatgaaaatgtgtttggttggatttttaaaaaatattttcccaaaCGAACTAGAAAATGGAAACAATAAAATCAcgttttcaatgaaaatatttttacagaaaactcattttggataaaatgaaaacgcGGTGGCAagtaattttaagcaaaaagtcaaatcaaacatgtcagaattcttatcttttaaaaatgaaaacggtttttagaaaatgaaaacagaaaatgaaaatgcaaaccaaacaaaCCCCAAGGAAATTGTTGGAAATAAAGTTTCATTCAATTCATGTTAACCTTTTAGAGGATAATGGTGGTCGATTTcttgataactttttttttaatcaattcaaaGAATTACAAATGTTAGTGTTTGTAGGCacgattaaaaaattaaaaatagaaaaaaatattagaataaataaCATTGTGTTCATTAACTAATATATTAAACATCCAGGTAAGTAAgactctaaaaaataataaagaattaaattctTATGAAAGGAGTCATGAGTCAacctacttttattttaaaaactagtttTGCATAGGGTATTAAACTCATATTTTATAATGAGAGAGATTAAGttatattgatataattttaataaattattatactgtttaataactttaaattagataatgttttcttaaaacctattattagattaaaattttatttcatttaaatcatatataaagaaatttcatattaatacaaaattatttactacCTCAttcatacaaattaaaattgatgtgatataaattttttaatatatactaaaatatgaatCGTTTGattactttcttcttcttcttcttcttcttcttcttcttattattattattattatttaattttaaaaaaatttcacataaaaaatattggtaATATGTAGATATAATTCAATTGATGGATCgataaaaatcatattctatatcaaattataaaatactaTAATAGTTACTTAAGTTACATTAATATAATTTGCTTCCTcctcttttataatttataagaataatttttatattattttgaacttttaatatagtattaataCTAGTCAGTAACTGTGCATACGCATGGGTCGTTCGCCAATTGATTTTCGatgaatgaattaaaagaaaggtatagtaaaaaaaacaaagcagtgaaagaaaaagaaaaacaaaaaggaagaaggGAATACCTGAATGTGAGTGTGTTGCACTGGAGAAAGAGAAATGcaaaaaggaagaaggaaatACGTGAAGGTGAGTGTATTGCGGTGGAGAAAGAGAAATGTGAATCcgaaaggagaagaggtaaaTGTGGTTGTGGAAGCGGAAATATATCCTACAGGAACGACAGCGAGATAAACCATGACTACCTAACCCATCGTCAAACCTTAaccaaaattgtaaaaaatagaatgaagatGAAAAGAGAGTCATATCAAGAATAGAAAATGCAACAACGTTTCTAGAACCCTCCTATAGAGATGAAGAGAGAGGAAAGATCTCACTTTGTCGCTGCCACATGTCAACAACTCTGCCACACATAAGCAAATCACGCAAAGGCCAAAATGACCAAAAAACCAACAAATGTGTCACGTGTCAAGCTAGATTTACagttaaaatgaaaaggaaaaaaaaaagatagttaGAAATTTATGTAATATAGAGCATTACTGCATAGACAAACGGGTAAACAAAGGGATTACTATATAGGCAAATTGGTACTTGCATGAATTTCACCAATGTAACCGCATGAAACTTAATGCTTCATAAAaggaaaatgattttatttgttattaccACCTACACACACCAcgaatcccaaagaaaaatctcaatgtTCACTCTTTGCAttataacataaaaaagggcTTTCAGCTAGAGcatacacaataataataataataataataataataattattattattattattataataataataacaacaactacaacaacaataacaacaacaacaataataataataataaatgaggcGAAGAAATAGGGAGAGAGAGGACAATTCTGATTATTAAGTGAAATTAAATGGGGAGTTGAAATCCGCCAATTAGGGAGTGACATATGTTTGAAACTTGATATGCAATGCGACACTTGGCGGTGGCAACAAAACAAAACGGTGCAAAAAAAGGGAGGGGTAAAATGaccaaaaaactgaaaaaagtcTCACATGTCGCAGCCTTAGATTTtcctctctcttcatgttgagGGTTTCAAAACCTTGCGTAAACTGCagtggaagaaaaagaaaaagaaaaagaatgaagaaatACCTGAAGGTGAGTGTGTTGTGGTAAAAACTCGTACTCAGTTTGAATTGTAGGTTGCAACTTGCCTGCATGAAGTTGGAATCGCTAGTAATCGCCTGCATGAAGGACGAAacgaaaagaataaaagaaaaaaaaggaaaagatttaggaagagaaagatggagaaggagaagatTCAGGGAGAGAGAGTAATAGAGAAAACGCAGGAAATAGAAGACAGTTCTGAGCATTAAGTGGAATTGAATGGGGAGTTGAAATCCGCCAATCAGAGGGTTCCAGAAGCTTGTGTGTATGGACGGGTTGTTACATTgcctaaaaaaagtatatatgagATCCTATATTATGTCATTTTTCTTATAGTATCTTCCTTAAAgaaaggttaattttttttcttaaatgtatTTCCATATTAATATCATACATGTATTTATAATTACTCATCCAGTCATTCTCTTATTACACAAATGCAATGTTTAATGTAAAATACTAAAGAACACAAAGGGAAGGTGATGAGTTGAGGCTGAGGTGCCCTCTCCAACTAAAGTgattagatattttattatagaAAATCTCACATGTCAATCACCAGTCctaattcttttaattatttggaaAAATGGTAGGGTCAtgggattattattattattattattattattattattattattattattattattattattatcatgtaGGCTTTGAGTTCCTTAAAAATAGGATGCACTTTGGGACTTTATTCTTCAACACCGACATGTGAATCCTATTGTTGCAACCCTTGCATGGGCAAAGCATCATAACCTTCAACACCGTCGTTCTTACTGTAGCTTGTCccaaaaatcaaaccacaaaaaagcagaccaaaaaaaaagaaaaaagaatcataatCAAAATCgcaaaaaatagaatgaagatGAGAAGA
This region of Glycine soja cultivar W05 chromosome 17, ASM419377v2, whole genome shotgun sequence genomic DNA includes:
- the LOC114394054 gene encoding uncharacterized protein LOC114394054 isoform X2, whose translation is MVLGLASVSSMEDIQLDISWDDAVCPICLDFPHNSVLLRCSFYDKGCRAFVCDTNQLHSNCLDRFKNSCGMPSSPASNAISTESTENSDDPEVSNGQCNLTCPLCRGEVSGWVIVDKARIHLDEKKRCCDEVRCTFMGSYLELQTHAQLEHPHARPSKIDPSRLLDWENFQQSSEIIDVLSTIHSEIPRGVVLGDYVIEYGDDYARDEFEDFPGDEGNWWTSCILYFDNFRRSRNRRRTRVSHTRRDNRRLSYDTSNSDEGSVVSMEYADYRIEEIDDEIVSTSGSSRGSSGYRRQHVN
- the LOC114394054 gene encoding uncharacterized protein LOC114394054 isoform X1; the encoded protein is MVLGLASVSSMEDIQLDISWDDAVCPICLDFPHNSVLLRCSFYDKGCRAFVCDTNQLHSNCLDRFKNSCGMPSSPASNAISTESTENSDDPEVSNGQCNLTCPLCRGEVSGWVIVDKARIHLDEKKRCCDEVRCTFMGSYLELQTHAQLEHPHARPSKIDPSRLLDWENFQQSSEIIDVLSTIHSEIPRGVVLGDYVIEYGDDYARDEFEDFPGDEGNWWTSCILYFDNFRRSRNRRRTRVSHTRRDNRRLSYDTSNSDEGSVVSMEYADYRIEEIDDEIVSTSGSSRGSSGYRRSHRCRSRFYDN